Proteins from a genomic interval of Paenibacillus sp. FSL H8-0048:
- a CDS encoding DAK2 domain-containing protein, giving the protein MSKRSINGTDFTAMVLAGAEMLQQHAEHVNSLNVFPVPDGDTGTNMNLTMTAGANELKRNNTASVGQCAGVLSKGLLMGARGNSGVILSQLFRGLGRYAAQYDELNTQQFAAALQTGVDTAYKAVVKPVEGTILTVAKEAARHAVYYARRTTDIIELMTEVLAKAKEALAYTPEQLPVLKQVGVVDSGGQGLVYIYEGFHQHLTSGAVSAPVQTPVQGQAAAPVSVPSPVLTKPEHALSSVQSSAQSQLHTEDIEFLYDMEFFINRQLGASVKANFDEEAFRKALSVNGDSIIVISDDETIKVHVHSKTPGEVLNLALVHGEITQIHILNMREQHRDLLTAGMDIAPMPDVFADIPEEKASVQAPAVPPADDLAPYGFIAVSSGDGISDIFRSLGVDAILAGGQTMNPSTEDFVNAISSISAKHIYILPNNSNIVLAAQQAKELLEGEREITVIPSKSIPQGISAAFAFQEEEAVDTNTSNMLEAIAQVKSGQITNAVRDTVMEDLEIKSGQYIGIESSKIVAAADDLLTVSKELLSSMLVNGDEIVTVLTGADTEADITDALGSWLEETYPQVEVEIHEGGQPLYYYLFSVEP; this is encoded by the coding sequence TTGAGTAAGCGTTCTATAAACGGGACAGATTTTACCGCAATGGTACTAGCCGGTGCGGAAATGCTGCAGCAGCATGCCGAGCATGTCAATTCATTGAATGTGTTTCCGGTGCCGGATGGCGATACGGGCACAAACATGAATCTGACGATGACCGCAGGCGCGAACGAATTGAAGAGAAACAACACAGCCTCTGTCGGTCAATGTGCGGGAGTGCTGTCGAAGGGACTATTGATGGGCGCGCGCGGGAACTCCGGCGTTATTTTGTCACAGCTGTTCAGAGGTCTTGGACGTTATGCGGCCCAATATGATGAGCTTAACACACAGCAGTTCGCTGCAGCGCTGCAGACCGGGGTGGATACCGCCTATAAGGCAGTGGTGAAGCCGGTTGAAGGCACCATTCTTACGGTCGCCAAGGAAGCTGCCAGACATGCAGTGTATTATGCACGCCGCACAACGGATATTATCGAGCTGATGACTGAAGTCCTGGCCAAAGCTAAGGAAGCCTTGGCATATACGCCTGAGCAGCTCCCTGTGCTGAAGCAGGTGGGTGTGGTGGATTCGGGGGGCCAGGGTCTGGTCTACATCTATGAAGGCTTCCACCAGCATCTGACGAGCGGAGCAGTCTCAGCACCTGTACAGACTCCTGTGCAAGGACAAGCTGCGGCCCCTGTATCCGTGCCGTCGCCGGTGCTAACCAAACCTGAGCATGCGTTGTCTTCCGTACAGTCTTCCGCGCAATCGCAGCTCCATACGGAAGATATTGAATTTTTATATGATATGGAATTTTTCATTAACCGTCAGCTTGGCGCATCCGTGAAAGCAAATTTTGATGAGGAAGCTTTTCGGAAAGCGTTATCAGTTAACGGGGATTCGATCATCGTGATCTCGGATGATGAGACGATCAAGGTGCATGTGCATTCCAAGACTCCCGGAGAGGTGCTTAACCTGGCGCTCGTCCACGGAGAGATTACCCAGATTCACATCCTTAACATGCGTGAGCAGCACCGCGATCTGTTGACTGCCGGTATGGACATCGCACCGATGCCGGATGTTTTCGCTGATATCCCGGAAGAGAAGGCCAGCGTGCAGGCACCGGCGGTTCCTCCTGCGGACGATCTGGCGCCGTACGGCTTCATTGCGGTCTCCTCGGGAGACGGGATTTCGGATATCTTCCGCAGCCTGGGTGTCGATGCGATTCTGGCCGGCGGCCAGACGATGAATCCGAGTACAGAGGATTTCGTGAATGCGATCTCTTCCATTTCCGCGAAGCATATCTATATTCTGCCGAATAACTCCAATATCGTCCTGGCTGCACAGCAGGCCAAGGAGCTGCTGGAGGGCGAACGTGAGATTACAGTGATTCCGAGCAAGAGTATTCCTCAGGGAATCTCGGCAGCCTTTGCCTTCCAGGAAGAGGAGGCGGTAGATACCAACACCAGCAACATGCTGGAGGCGATTGCCCAGGTCAAATCCGGGCAGATTACCAATGCTGTACGGGATACTGTGATGGAGGATCTGGAGATCAAATCCGGTCAGTATATCGGCATCGAGAGCTCCAAGATCGTTGCAGCTGCCGATGACTTACTCACGGTCAGCAAGGAGCTATTGTCAAGCATGCTGGTGAATGGTGACGAGATCGTTACGGTGCTGACCGGTGCGGACACCGAGGCAGACATTACGGATGCCCTCGGCAGCTGGCTGGAAGAGACGTACCCGCAGGTTGAGGTTGAGATTCATGAAGGCGGCCAGCCGCTGTACTATTATCTTTTCTCAGTCGAGCCTTAG
- a CDS encoding DegV family protein: MNRTVIVTDSTSDIPPALAEQYGIEVVPLTLMFGEEAFRDNVDMTPEQFYERLPRSPQMPTTSQPSPVEYMNVYRTIQEKHPGSSILSFHISSGLSGTYQSAVMAKSMLEEEGDAITVVDSLSASYGFGFMVVEAARLAEQGHAPAEILAKVESLRQSRKLYFLVDTLEYLQKGGRIGKASAILGTLLNIKPILSIDAEGIIYAVEKVRGRKKAVARMIELFKADLPGVNTIHVAVGHTAEPASGEEFLRELAGHFTLKEKVLTNVGPVVGSHVGNGTLAVFIWPA; encoded by the coding sequence ATGAATCGTACCGTAATCGTTACCGACAGCACCTCCGATATCCCGCCTGCTCTGGCGGAGCAGTACGGCATTGAAGTCGTTCCGCTGACGCTGATGTTCGGCGAAGAGGCATTTCGGGATAATGTAGATATGACTCCGGAACAGTTCTACGAGCGTCTTCCCCGCTCGCCGCAAATGCCGACCACTTCGCAGCCGTCTCCTGTAGAATATATGAATGTATACCGCACTATACAGGAGAAGCATCCGGGCAGTTCAATTCTGTCCTTCCATATCTCCTCCGGCTTAAGCGGTACCTACCAGTCTGCTGTCATGGCCAAATCCATGCTGGAAGAGGAGGGAGACGCTATCACTGTGGTGGATAGCCTCTCCGCCTCCTACGGCTTCGGGTTCATGGTTGTGGAAGCCGCCCGGCTTGCAGAACAGGGGCATGCTCCTGCGGAGATTCTGGCGAAGGTGGAGAGTCTGCGTCAATCCCGCAAGCTGTATTTCCTCGTGGATACACTGGAATATCTGCAAAAGGGCGGAAGAATCGGCAAGGCATCGGCCATCCTGGGCACACTGCTCAATATCAAGCCGATCCTGTCCATTGATGCGGAAGGCATTATCTATGCGGTAGAAAAGGTCAGAGGGCGCAAGAAGGCAGTCGCCCGCATGATCGAGCTGTTCAAGGCAGATCTGCCGGGTGTGAATACTATACATGTGGCCGTGGGTCATACGGCTGAACCGGCTTCCGGCGAAGAGTTCCTGCGGGAATTAGCCGGACATTTCACCTTGAAAGAGAAGGTTCTGACCAATGTCGGCCCGGTTGTGGGCAGTCATGTCGGTAACGGAACCTTAGCCGTATTCATCTGGCCCGCTTAA